The genome window GATTTTATGCATCAAGTCTGACATATTAACATCTTCAAGGTTTAATTTGATCTTCTCTTGCTCGATTCTTGAAATGGACAAAAGGTTATTGGTCAGTAAAACCATTTTTTCGGTCGAACTATGAATTTCTTTTATAAATTCCGCTTGTTTTGTGCTGAGTTTCCCTTCTTTGCCAGAAATTAATAGAGAGGAGTAACCGCGGATTATTGAAAGAGGAGTATTTAGCTGGTGAGAAGTTACAGCAATAAATTCTTTATCTCTTTCAGTGAGCGCTTTTTCATATGAAACATCACGGATAACGGCAAGCGATTTTACTTTTCCGTCATTTTCGCGAATCAACGCGAAGCTTGCCTCAATGTCCGCATTTTCGCCATCTTTTGTCACGATTCTATTTTTCACGTAAGGATCGGTTCTTTTAACTTGTGGGCTTGTGAACATCAAATCTGGCAAAAGTGAGCTATTTTTTTCAGCATGAAATTTCAGAAGATTTTGGGCGAGATGCCCAAGCGCTTCTTCTTTTTTGTAGCCGGTGATTTTCTCCATGCCCGGAGAAAAATCCTCTATTCGTTGTTCATCGTCAAGCACCAATATTCCATCAGCAGAATTGTTAAATACGAGGTCGAGTGTTTTTTGGCGATTATTAATTTCTCGTTGTTTTTCGATAAGTTCCTCAGTTTTTCTCTGAGATTCTTCATAAAGAGAACGATTGTTGAGGTAGAAGAACACGGCAGCAAGTGTACCACCGATCAAAACGTATTGAAGCAAAGAAGATGCCCTGAATGCATCAAAGCGCATAAGTATATAAATCGTCGACAGAATAAATAAAACCCAAAAAATGGCTTCTATCGAACGTAAGAAATTATGCTTTCGTTTTTTTGGCATTTCCCTCCATAAGTATTATAATAAAATTAGTCCATAAAGTCGAAAGTCTATAAAGTTTGTAAAGTCAAACCGGAGAACAAATGGCTGATGAAGAGGGTTAAGCAAGGAGCCAACGTGAAGTTGAGTGGTTTACTTCGAGTAAAATCGAGAGGATCTGCAATTATCATTGCGTTCTTTCTGATGGCGGCGATAGGCGGTATTGCTTTTGCTATAGGCAGGATTTTTATTCTTGATACTTCTATTTCATCTTTGTATGAAAATGGAACAGTTGCTTACTATGCTGCTGAATCTGGAATTGAGGAAGGTATGTTGCGTTACCGTTACAACATGAACTATCAAGTGCCTGATGGGACGTCGAATGTTCGAAGATACAATCTAAGCAATGCAAGATTGAATAAATTAAGTACCGATCCTGTAGCGACATTAATCCCAAACAGCGAAAAGAAATTTTATGATTTGAATGCGATTTACAAGGCAAAATTCTATGGTGATACTGACAGAGAGGACGGTTCTTTTAATCTGCAGTTTTTCGAAAGTGACCAGTATGGTAAAAATGGCGATGCAAAGGTTTTCCGAATCCCACGCGATGAAAGCATAAAAATTGATATCAGTAATTTTGTCGGTTCCGGAAGCAATGATATGGACATGTATCTAAAAATGGATAATTTTGACGGACAGGATAATGGAAATTCTGATCCAGCGGACAAAACGCTGATAGAAGTGAAGGTGACCGGCACTTTTGGATCTGAACAAACAAAAACTTTTCTTGAGCGTAAAAAAGCGCTTGTTACTCCGACTACTGCTATTCCGATAGCGGATACCACCTCGAGGGTTATGCTTGCGCCAATGTTGTCACCAGTATGTAGGTATTGCTACTCTAAGGCTAACATTATTTCATCGGTAGCAGAATCTTCACTTGCAGTTAGTAACAAGGCAGAATTATCAATCAAGCCGGTTGGCTCCGACATTTATATCGCGCTAATACCAAGAAATAGTAGAAAAATGGCTTCACCCTGGACGACTGTAAAATCAACCGGATATTTTGGTAACGCGGCCAGAACTCTCACGGCAAATATTGACCGCCAAAGTGGTACCGTTTATGATTTATTTGACTTCGTGGTCTACAAACACAATTAGTGTATAATATTAACCAATAACTAATAACTTAAATTTGTTTGTGGAGGAGATATGCCGGAGAGTAAAACAATAATGGTGGTTGATGATGATTTAACTCTTCGTGAAATGTACGAAGAGAGATTAAAGGCAGAAGGATTTGTCGTTACTGGCGCTGCCGATGGCGAGGAGGCTTACAAAAAAGCGCAAGAGGAACATCCAAGCTTAATTATTCTTGACATTATGATGCCAAAATTAAATGGCATAGATACTTTGAAAAAGCTTCGAGCAGACGACAAAACTCAAGATATTCCTGTAATTATTTTAACTGCGCTGGTACAAGAGATAGACAAAATCAAGGAAATGATGCGCCCAAATGATTCATACCTTGTAAAATCCGAAGAAATGCCAAAAGATGTCGTCTCTAAAGTCTATATGGCTTTAAATGAAGGCGAAGCAAAAAAAGAAGAGGAAAAAGAATAGCACTACCACGATTTAGTCCACAGATTAACACAGATAATTCATATGAAAAATCAGCCCTCGAGGGCTGATTTTTCTTTCTACAGACTAAGGACTACCAAATACGAACTAATCACTAATCACTGAACAGGGACAAATGGATTATCGCGCCCATATCCGGCTTCGGTTGCGGTAACCTTCTGTCCATAATCTTTAATTTCCGTGAGTGATTTGAATTGATCGGTTTTAAGTTCAACATCTTCATTATTGCTTGTTGTCGCGGTATCACTATTTTTCATTAGGCTGGAATAGACAAAATAGCCCAATACAATACCGGCTAGCACTACGATGCAAACTGCGTATACTGATATTTTCTTTCCATCAAAACTATTTGCCATAATAAATGTTTCCTTTCAAATCAAATTGAAGCGTGCCGGCATCAACTGAATAACCGGAAATATTTACTGAGCTTAATGATGTGAACCGGGGAAATGATGCAATTTTCTGTAAAAAAGTTTTAAATCCTGGATAGGTTGTTTTAAAGGACGTAGAAAAGGGGATTCCGGTGCCAGAGTTCTTGGCTGTTGAGGTTGCTGCGGATGGTGTGGAACTAGTGCTTTCGGAGCTAGTTTTGTTTGCACTTGTGGTTTTTTCGTCCTCTTGGACCGGAGTAGCTTTTTTGGCTACTGGCTCGGTGATAGTGAGGGTGGGAAAAACAATTGATAAATCGGTACCGAGAGCCTCCATTTGCACAACGAAATCGCTTGAATTTTGAGTATCTGGCAATAGATTCTTAACTGTTTTTTCTACGCTATCGAGATCAGTTTTGTTTTTACTGTATTTACTTAGGTTTGAAATTGCCTCTTCATCTTTGGCAAGCTTGGCATTATTTTGTTCCAAGGCAATACGATTGCTTTTGAGCTCGTTAATTTTGGGTATGATACCAAAAATAATCACAGCTGCAATTAACAACACATATATTGAAAGAACATAATAGGATTTTGGAATTGAAAATTTCATTTTTTGAATACTCCGGTAAGTGAAAAAGTGAATGTGTTAGCAGTACTATCAAGAACGGAGGAGCC of Patescibacteria group bacterium contains these proteins:
- a CDS encoding ATP-binding protein, which encodes MPKKRKHNFLRSIEAIFWVLFILSTIYILMRFDAFRASSLLQYVLIGGTLAAVFFYLNNRSLYEESQRKTEELIEKQREINNRQKTLDLVFNNSADGILVLDDEQRIEDFSPGMEKITGYKKEEALGHLAQNLLKFHAEKNSSLLPDLMFTSPQVKRTDPYVKNRIVTKDGENADIEASFALIRENDGKVKSLAVIRDVSYEKALTERDKEFIAVTSHQLNTPLSIIRGYSSLLISGKEGKLSTKQAEFIKEIHSSTEKMVLLTNNLLSISRIEQEKIKLNLEDVNMSDLMHKIIKDLESKAEESKVTLTLSEIDKNLIIFADGEKLGQAIINFMDNAIKYAPGGKVSVEVIDKKISVDIIVSDNGIGIPQDALLKIGEKFYRTQEAINIDNKGTGLGVYIAKTIIEKHGGTLNIESKPKKGTKILINIPKRTKETNGKDLNS
- a CDS encoding pilus assembly PilX N-terminal domain-containing protein, yielding MKRVKQGANVKLSGLLRVKSRGSAIIIAFFLMAAIGGIAFAIGRIFILDTSISSLYENGTVAYYAAESGIEEGMLRYRYNMNYQVPDGTSNVRRYNLSNARLNKLSTDPVATLIPNSEKKFYDLNAIYKAKFYGDTDREDGSFNLQFFESDQYGKNGDAKVFRIPRDESIKIDISNFVGSGSNDMDMYLKMDNFDGQDNGNSDPADKTLIEVKVTGTFGSEQTKTFLERKKALVTPTTAIPIADTTSRVMLAPMLSPVCRYCYSKANIISSVAESSLAVSNKAELSIKPVGSDIYIALIPRNSRKMASPWTTVKSTGYFGNAARTLTANIDRQSGTVYDLFDFVVYKHN
- a CDS encoding response regulator, encoding MPESKTIMVVDDDLTLREMYEERLKAEGFVVTGAADGEEAYKKAQEEHPSLIILDIMMPKLNGIDTLKKLRADDKTQDIPVIILTALVQEIDKIKEMMRPNDSYLVKSEEMPKDVVSKVYMALNEGEAKKEEEKE